Proteins encoded together in one Xenopus laevis strain J_2021 chromosome 6L, Xenopus_laevis_v10.1, whole genome shotgun sequence window:
- the mylip.L gene encoding myosin regulatory light chain interacting protein L homeolog (The RefSeq protein has 1 substitution compared to this genomic sequence), protein MLCYVTRPDAVVMEVEVDPKANGEDCLNQVCKRLGIIEGDYFGLQFSGNKGENLWLNLRNRISQQMDGLAPFRLKLKVKFFVEPHLILQEQTRHMFFLHIKEDLLAGRLRCSPEQAVELSALLAQMEFGDYSVNTATYSFQELCAKELDTAALESIIAKHKSLEGLSQASGEYQFLQIVSTLETYGVEWHSVRDAEGQKLMVGIGPEGISLCKEDFSPINRIMYPVIQMATQSGKNVYLTITKESGNSLVLLFKVVSTRAASGLYRAITETHAFYRCDTVTNAVMMQYSRDLKGHLASFFLNDNINVGKKYVFDIRRTSKEAYDHARRALYNAGIVDLVPGSDRSEPSSPLKTSESNMNCNSCESLGCQQSKALQEKLRKLKEAMLCMLCCEEEINSAFCPCGHMVCCEGCATQLQSCPVCRASVKHVQHVFLPTHTSLLNLTVI, encoded by the exons ATGCTGTGCTATGTGACGAGGCCGGATGCGGTGGTTATGGAGGTAGAAGTGGATCCGAAGGCGAATGGAGAGGACTGTCTCAATCAG GTTTGCAAAAGGTTAGGGATTATTGAAGGAGATTACTTTGGACTACAATTTAGTGGTAACAAAGGAGAAAATCTATGGCTGAATCTCCGAAACCGAATATCGCAGCAGATGGATGGTCTGGCGCCTTTCAGGTTAAAGCTAAAAGTGAAGTTCTTTGTGGAGCCACATCTAATCTTGCAGGAACAGACAAG GCACATGTTTTTCCTGCATATAAAGGAAGATTTGTTGGCAGGTCGTCTGCGGTGTTCTCCAGAGCAGGCAGTGGAGCTGAGTGCCCTTCTGGCCCAGATGGAATTTGGAGATTACAGTGTGAATACTGCTACTTATAGCTTCCAGGAACTTTGTGCAAAGGAACTTGACACTGCTGCATTAGAAAG TATTATAGCAAAGCATAAGAGTCTGGAAGGGCTAAGCCAAGCATCAGGAGAATATCAGTTTCTTCAGATTGTATCTACATTGGAAACCTATGGCGTAGAATGGCATTCTGTGCGAGATGCAGAAGGACAGAAACTTATGGTTGGCATAGGACCAGAGGGTATCTCTCTCTGCAAAGAAGACTTCAGTCCCATAAATAG gattaTGTATCCGGTCATTCAAATGGCAACTCAATCGGGAAAGAATGTATACCTGACCATTACCAAGGAGTCTGGGAATAGTTTAGTTCTGCTCTTTAAAGTTGTCAGCACCAGAGCTGCCAGTGGGCTTTACAGAGCGATTACAGAAACGCATGCATTCTACAG atgTGACACTGTCACTAATGCTGTTATGATGCAGTACAGTAGAGACCTAAAAGGACACTTGGCCTCTTTCTTCCTCAATGATAACATCAACGTTGGAAAGAAATACGTATTTGACATTAGAAGGACTTCAAAAGAGGCATATGATCATGCAAGGAGAGCCCTGTACAATGCCGGCATTGTGGATCTGGTCCCTGGGAGTGACCGTAGTGAGCCAAGTTCCCCTCTCAAGACATCTGAAAGTAATATGAACTGTAACAGCTGTGAGAGCCTCGGCTGTCAGCAAAGCAAGGCCCTGCAGGAAAAGCTGCGGAAGCTGAAAGAAGCCATGCTGTGCATGTTGTGCTGTGAAGAAGAAATTAATTCCGCTTTCTGTCCTTGTGGGCACATGGTGTGCTGTGAAGGATGTGCTACCCAGCTACAG TCGTGTCCTGTGTGCAGAGCTTCAGTGGAACATGTCCAACACGTGTTCTTGCCAACTCACACAAGTCTGCTCAACCTGACTGTAATATGA